The genomic region TAGGCAGACGAGTCGAAGCTTGCTGTGCTGTTTTTAAAAGGGCTTTGCACTTGATATGATATACACTGAACTCTGCTAAGTGCACATTATGTAAGCTGTTCacaattaaaatgcattttgttgATTGGTGCTCTAGTAGTGTGCTTTCCAGGCCTGTGAAGTAAGAATGCAGAGGAACAAATCATGgctgatttttctttctttctttctaaacatCCATTATCAAACCAAAGAGCCAGTGTCGCTTTCGGTTTTCTAAACAGTAAGTTCACTTACTTGTTTTGTTACAATACTAACAATTTCCATATTTGTCCTACTTTAGAAAAGCTTGCACTCAATGTCACTGCAGCCGAGAAGACCACGCACCCAGCTCGGACCTTGAGGATGACTATAAAATGGGCCGATTGCTGGCAGACTCCAAGTACGCCCACCTGACTGCCAAAGTGAAAGGTGGAGACGGCCTGAGAGTCTACAAGCGCAATCGCATGATCATCACCAACCCTGTGGTGTCTCGCAAAGACCCCACCTTCAACACAATCACCTATGACTGGGCTCCACCTGGCCTGACTCAGAAACTGGTGAGAAATCATCGGAAGGTGTCACATTGCTACAGCAAACCCTTTCAGAAATCTAAGAAGTGTTAATTTTCCAAAGAACCCTTCAAGAACTAGTTTTTATGAGTGTATAATTCTTCCAAGTTATATGGTTAGCTTGCACAGGGTCAGCTCAAAAAGACCAGCCAGATAcgttaaataaaatcagtgtggGGAAAGATGAGCCTTATGATTGGCAGAAATATTGGAACAATCATACTTTGGACTTCATATTGTGCTCCCACAAGACCTTCATTTGAAAGCGATCCTACATTtaggcttctttttttttttgctttcaagCTCTGGTGCTTCTGGTAAACACGAACCTTTATTTTGGAGTTCATAGTCAAAGCATTGCGAGGAGGATTACAAGAGGATAGTACTGTTAAGAACTGGGGTGGAAAATAAACCTCAGGGTGTTCCAGCAGAACGCATTATGTGATTATCTGCCTCTTTCAAGTTCCTGCGTCTCATCGGTCCGATGGAAGAAATCTAATAGTGCGTTTGATATTTGAAGCTGTTTGCATCGAACCCTTAAATAATACATCGTCTGGCCGTAGAAGCATTTGTTTGGTATCACTGGACAAGTATGAATGGTAGTTGTTTGGTATCAGGGGAAGAGAATGATATCTGCTGATCATTGGAATAATCTGGCACTCTAAGATGCAGAAATGAGCCTGACCTTTTCTCTATCGCAATTGCTGGCTGTCACTGCTCCTATTCTTAAACAGAGCTTTAATTCGCCCTGGCCAGACTTCTCTGGTGTTCCACTTGACTTTCATGCAGTGATTAGTCCTGCCAGAGGCACCGTATGTGGTTTTTTGTTGTCGGGTAGGGTGGAGATCTGGAAATAAGCCTTCAGCTTTACTATTCCGCTCTGAGCTGCCAGGAAGCGTGTCCGCTGTGTGCCGAAGCGAAGAACTTTCATCTCTCCGAGGGAATGGCTGCCTGTTTTTTCAGCCATCTGAGCTCCCCCTGTCTTTTCCTGAAACCCAGAGTGTATTATGAAGCTTTGTTCTCTAGAGTGAGTCTGGCAGGTTCACTGCAGTGGCGCTCGGAATTACGGTTCGCCTATTCGAGACAGATGAGAAAGGTCTACACAGGACCACGAGTTCTATCAACATGTTTTTCCAGTGGTTTAAAGAGTGTGAATTTGAAGCAGGCCTGCCTTAATGACTGCTTCAGGGTGACTTTTGTCTTACTCCGTGCTGTGCCGAGGCTTTTGTTGCAGTAATTAGGATTGTCTCTCCAAGTTCGTTACAGCTGTCTTCTAAAGTACTTAAAGGCAGTAAAGAACTGTAGCACTATTGTTCTTCTTTACCAGTCTCTACACAGAGCGGGCATGTTTTCTTTTAGTGGGTTACGGAATATCTGTGGTCGCTTTAAAGACGGCCTTAGAAGTTTACGATGCCAGAGGACGACTGTGGCAAAGGCGATACCTCTCAGGAGTTTAGCATGGAGTGTAGAGAAGCACAATGAATTACCACCTGTTTTGAATCAACATATAGAagccaaatgtttgtgtgtttagctgtCCAACTGGCTAAAGGGATGCAAATTATCCACTTATTTCGAGGCGACTGCTAAATTTCCTCCACTAAAGTGATCCTCCACAGCTAGGACACAGAGCTGTCTGTTGGCATGTATCGTGCTGAGAAGCCTGCTGCTGAGTAAGATGAGGTACACTGAATTAAAAAGGAATATGTTGTCAATTAGGAAAAATATCATCATTTCATTGTTTACATGAAAGTTCTTAATTACAAGATTGAACGATGAAGAGTGAGCGATTCACGTATGAATGTAAGCCAGTTACACTGTGAAATCTCACATGGATTTTGGCTCTGATTGGaattttaagaataaaaatatacatatttttaattaatactgGTTTTAAGCATTTCTAAACACCAGCAAACACAACATTTATTCAGAGCTTTGAAAATGAGTGATCAAATCATGTTAGCTGCATTAAATTAACAGTTTTTAATGTTCAATCACCTGGACCGATGTACACATTTTTAAGTAAGTAAATTCAGCAAGCTTTTTTAGTGTAACCTCTCTTACATAAATAATGGCAAAGTATAATTAAATTGATTTTAAATTGATTAATTATTGACTTAATcaggggcagcacggtggcttagtggttagtactgttgcctcacagcaagaaggtcctgggttcgaacaggtagaagcctttctgtgtggagtttgcatgttctcccgtgcctgcgtgggtttactctgggtactccagtttcctcccacagtcaaAAAACATGTACGTTAGGTTTATTGTTAATTCTAAAGTgtgagtggttgtctgtctatatgtgatggactggtgacctgtccagggtgtacccctgccttttgcccaatgtgtgctgggcttcagcagatccctgtgagcgggtatagaaaatgaatgaatgaatcagggAATTTGTCCAAATTTGAACCAACATGGAACTAGCTTAACCTAAAATCTACCCTCCTGTTCTTAACTAATTATGCCCCGAGTGACCGTACTTAGATTTTTGAAAAggagaatgaaaataaaaatctccAGACTTGATGGTAGGCAGTTGAAGAATCATGAAAGTTTAATGCAGGAGTCCATACACACGTAGGCATCGTCAAAGGAGGAGCAGAAATGCATAGTATGACTTGGCAAGACTTCGCAAAGTGGAATTGAGGCAACTAAGAATTAAAACCTGAATGAATTAAGGGTTGAACACCGAACAGGTGCAGGCATTAGGGAAACAAACCAATGATAAGACAGGGGAAAGGACAGGACTGGCACCAAAACAAAAGCCAGGTAGTCATAACATAAACAACACtgtcacactcctcctcctcctcctcttcctctgagTTCTCTTCAGGCTGGATTTTGCTCAACCCATCGTTCTCCTCTAACCTGtaaatttctatatttttatataagacCCGAAAGATTTATATAAGATTTTGTTAGACCCAGCTAATGATTTGTATGATCATGTTACAGGACTAAAAAGGTAGAATGGCTGTTCCCAGCTTTCTTAAGGTTTCATATTTGTCAattgaaacttttttttgtattaaaaatcTTGCGACTACCAAgaagctgatttttttatttgtcatataatGTTTAGTGGCTCTTaaagtttatattaaatttCTGCTGTTGAATGCAATCGTAATGAGGGTTTAACAATGAGGCAGTGTTACAGTAAGCCTGGGTGGTTTATAGAGAGACGGAACAAGGGAAAGTCGGCATGCCGGGTCTCCTATATGAATAGCTTGCCTGTCTAAAAACTTTTTCATATTATTGCTACTTCTGGGAACGTTAATGATGTGTAAATGCTAACATTACTAGCTTGATCTCATGGGAGTTCTGTCGGACTGGTTTTCTTGGGATTTTTACCGATCCAGAGATGAATTGAATGATGATGAGTTTTTCCATGAGTTAGCCGTTTTAAGTCTAATTCGATCCTAATTCATCATGTTTTCGTATGTGTGCACCAGGCCATGCAGTACATGGAGCTTCTCCCGGAGGAAAGGCGGCCCGTGGCGGGCACGGAGGGGGCGCTGTACAGGCGCAGGCAGTTGATGAAGCAGCTCCCTGCTTACGATCAGGACCCGTCACAGTGCCACAGCTTGTCAGAGGCTGAAGTCAAAGCCATGGCTCAGTTTGTAAAAAGTTATAAAGAGGATGCGATGGGAGTGGGCGAGGTAGCGCTGCCAGGAGAGGGAGGAACGTCCAAAGACAGCGGTGGAAAACAGAAGAATGGGAAAGAGCAGCCAAACCCTGAGCCCACCACCAACGGCACACTGGAAGAGAACGGCAAGAAGAGTGAATATGTAAGtttgactgatacacacacacacacacaaacacacacatttacagactgtttcttttatttttcctttgtgCCAAGTAGGGAAAAAATCTTCATTTTGGAAAGGATGGAAAGCTCTTAATTTCTTCAAGATTCTTGGACAGAGAGTGTCTcaacatttatcatttatcttcatCAATCCATCTcaacctccctctctctctctctctctctctctctcattaaacTTCTAGTGTCTCAGCATCCCAAGACATTCCAAGAACATTTACAGCCAGTGTTTCTCTCATAACCCTTTCATTTAGACTTGACGTATGCCATTTATGCCATTTACTGTGGTTGTCTGGGAATTGGGATATGTATCATAACTGGATATTTTAATTCAGAAACAATAAAAGAATGATGAGGCTGTAATTCTGAACACAAAGCCTGTGCTGCGTCTCAAGGCCATGTACTGGAAGTTAAAATAAACCCCACATATGGTGATCTAAATTCATGTAACGTGAAGGAAGTAGCCATGTTCCGAAGTGGAGCCTGAAGTCATTTAAcaaacttttacatttaaaacgAGTTGGAACTGTAAACTATCCCTTTCCTGTGATGTATATTTGGCTGATTATCCACTTTTACCTCACACTCTGACCTTATTCGAAGCAGACACACTTCCATGCTAGTTGAAGCAAACAGGTCTTGTCTTTAGTTTGCTAACAGCCATCATGTTTAACACACTCATCTTAGCAcagtgaagaaaataaaacgAAACAGAACACGAAGCCGGCTTGACGGTGCCAGGACGTTAGCATATAGAGTGTAGAAGCACACTCGCTTGCCACCTGTTTTACATTTACTTGTATATAAACCAAACGCTGTTTTTCTGTCCAATTGGCTGAATAGATGCTAATTATCCACTTATTTTGAGGCAAGCTCTAGATTTCTCTAAACGTTTCTGTGCGGCTAAACGACGGAAAAAAACTAGAAGCCTGCTGCCGAGTAAGCAAATCTTCTGTTCTAGAGAAAGATTGATTTCTAAATATTACCCAGAGAACTGCGAATAAGTTCACCGTCTCTCATTGTTataatttcattataaaaaatGCAGGGCTTGCCTGGAGCTAGCATAACCCAGATTTTTATCTCAGCGTTCAGgactttgtcttttttattctcaattcgatttttttttaaataattccaaAGTAGGATTTGCTCAGCATGTCCTGGCAGACCGTGCACCTTACAATTGATATAGGATACAATCCAAGAATACAGCTGTGtagttggatgtgtgtgtgcagatgctAAAACAACCACCACTGATTTTAATGCCAGTTCTGGGGTTTGAACCATAACCTTTAAGGTGTTCATTTAGTCTAAAATCTTTGAGCTATTGCTTTTGGGGTGGTACTGGGAGCTCAAGTGGGCTTTAAGCCCcggcactgccaagctgccattgtttggcccttgagcaaggccctcaacaaTTCCCCCACTGCATCATGtatgaccctgcactctgacccccacctttcaaggatgggatatgcaaagaaagaatttcactgttctgtaatgtatctgtgacaaataaaggctacttaactttaGTTTTAACTAAAAACAGATGAGAATGCCCAACGTCTGTACCTGAAGCGATCTTTATAGTGACTAGGGCTCATTAAACATGATGgagctgaatgaatgaagagaACACAATGTctcttaaaagtttttttttttttgttttgtttttggcgCAGATGGAGGACGGTGATTTACCATTTACAATTCTTGTCTAAATTAGTGTGGGTCTTAGGTTTGCCTTGCAAGGGCGCATTTATAGGCCCGTAAAAATCTCGGTGGTTCTTTCTCTCGCGTCTAAAATGCTACATGGCATTCCTCTTCATTTCCTGCATGTGCTCGGATTCTTTGCTTCAGGGAGTCACGTGTCTGCGAGGCCATAGTTTTATGATGCAGTGAACAAATAAAACGTCCGAGGTTAATCGAAGTTTCCTGTGTAGATCGACTGGTATTCGAAACACACGCCAACGGCACACGAGTGTGAGGTTAATCTCGTCGCTGTAATTTAGTCTCCGCTCCGTCTTGAGGGATATAAACGATAGCAGAGGTGTCAGGACTCTCTGAGGTTCTCTGAGGCAGCACCACAGCATCTTGAATTTCCAGAAATTGCTGAGGGGTTTTTTGAACagagctttctttttttaaaaccgAAATCTGGTACTTCAAGATCCTGAGCCAATCTTTTCTCAAGAAAAAGCCTTCCAGCAAGTGAGCACTTGTTCAGAAACCCGACTGAGCTGCTAGACGCCATTGAAAGCAATTCAGTGATTGTTTTGATTCATCACAAACAACCAGAACGGCTTGAAAATGCACCTTGGCTGAGATTCTGTATGTCTTGTgggactggattgagatctggtgactgtgaaggcCATAATATATGATTTACAGcattttcatcttcatcaaacCCTTCAGTGAGCCCCTGGGCATTTCCCTGTGGGTGTGGGAGGAGTCAAAAATCGCTTAcatcagaataaaataatagcTCATTACAGGATAAAGGTGAAGACAAGGGTGCCGCTTTCCTTTAAATGGATGATTTGTACTTATGAGAGCATGGATCTGCGAGTACGAAAGGTGCACGCGAAATGTGAGCatgtccactagggggcagtgtaGTATGAACCAATTTAAGAATTATGAAAGTGCgagaaacagaaaacagttTCAGAAGCTGAAATAATTTATCTTTCACTGGAggaataataaacagaaagcGACTATGGGTGTAACGTTTTTTGCttgttggaaaaaaaaggaaaccttGCGTGATCAGTTCTTCTCACTGAaatcagcttcagctttttCACTCATCTGTATTCAGGAGAATTTTTCACTTGACCTAGTTTAAATGTACAATTCAATCAAACTAAAGCATGTGATGGATGTAAGAAGAGAAAATCCCTCAAATGTGCCATCCTGCAGGATTAATTTCGCTATTAAAGCACTTGATTTTCTgatattatttttctgtaaatacgTTCATTATACAATAGTCATTTCATGTGTGAAGCACAAATGCCTTTTTAACAGACTACATTTTGGTTGGCGAGAACAAGCTAGATGAACGTATTTAGATAGACGTCTGTACCTGAAGCGATCTTTATAGTGACTAGGGCTCATTAAACATGATGGAGCTGTATGAATGAAGAagtttgattcagttcagcaccaATGTGATTCAATTTAGCACTGATATGATTCAGTTCAACACcagtttgattcagttcagcactgatgtgattcagttcagcaccattttgattcagttcagcactgATGTAATTCAGTTCAGCATCGATGTGATTCACTTCAGCACCGATGTGATTCAGTTCAACACcagtttgattcagttcagcaccgatatgattcagttcagcatcGATCTGATTCATTTCAGCACTGATGTAATTCAGTTCGACACcagtttgattcagttcagcaccagtttgattcagttcacaactagtttgattcagttcaacaccagtttgattcagttcagcaccaGTTTGATTCAGTTCAACACCAGTTTGATTCAGTTTAGTACcagtttgattcagttcagcacctgtttgattcagttcaccaccagtttgattcagttcagcaccggtatgattcagttcagcattgATGTGATTCACTTCAGCACCAATGTAATTCAGTTCGACACCAGTTTGATTGAGTTCAGCATCGATGTGATTCATTTCAGCACTGATGTAATTCAGTTCGACACCAGTTTGATTCAGACTCTCATCTGAAAGCCGGTTCACGTAGAACACTGTAGATACAAACGGCCCACAGCAGAGGACCGCATAAACACTTCTACGCTTCCATGCATACCCATAAACCCCCTCTCTGTGTCGCAAAGAAAACACACGTTAATGCAGAAGTATGAACCAGGCCTAAAGGGATAAATGGACCATACAAATCCAAATGACCCCCACAGTATAACACATACATCAGGTTTccgttcattcattttcaatttgTCATACATTATTACGTATATAAACCCTCAACCGGTGCTTAACGTCTTTGTTCTATTCGTCCTCCTTCGTACGTTTATTTCAGGAAGGATTGTTTTATAGGGAGGAGGGTCATTTTGGAtctgaaaataattaaatctcAGAGAACATCTGTGCctgatttgtgtttttatcatAACAGGAATGCTCTGTTTGGGGCCTGTGGGATTTCAGCCTGACAATGTGGCTTTGATTATCTCCCAGGAAATTTGGAAGAGGACCTAATTTAACCTTTTAAATGTAACATCTCTTCTCTGGAGCCACATGAAAGTGTTGAACAGAAATAATACTGATGAAGCCGTAAtttcattatgttttattatttcatttgtattttttcctctctgctgctgctctgtatatatattttttctccaGTCGCTGCATTAAGCCATTTATCTTTACCtctgttctttttatttcaccTCTGCAGCACTGTAGCGGTTGTGGGCAGCCTGCAGTCCTGGACAGTCCAGTCGTGTACGCAGAGAGATCCGGATACGAGCGGCTCTGGCATCCTACCTGCTTCGTGTGTGCGGAGTGTAACGAGGCGCTGGTTGACCTGGTGTACTTCTGGAGGAAAGACACGCTGCTATGTGGCCGCCATTACTGCCAGGGTCTGAAGCCGCGCTGTCCAGGATGCGATGAGGTAATTGCTTTCTCCCACAAAGATTAGGAACCTAATCACACGAATGTTGGCTTTAACGATAACGGCATTTACTCATAATACAGTGCAGGGATTATGCTTATGGGATATCGCTTAATTTTAgtgatattgttattattgctaTATATGGCCGTACTGAAAATTAACAAGGTAACATCGggtattttatataatttgttGAAAGATCATTGATGACTACTAGTAGAGTTATTTTAGTGGAAAATGTTTGAAATATATAACACGGGTTCCTGAAAACTTAGTTATTTATGCGgctggaaagaacaaaaaaattaaaggagcGGTTTGTCATTTTTACGGGCCCCCTGGAGCCTGTGAGGCGAA from Hemibagrus wyckioides isolate EC202008001 linkage group LG21, SWU_Hwy_1.0, whole genome shotgun sequence harbors:
- the lmcd1 gene encoding LIM and cysteine-rich domains protein 1, with the protein product MDMIPGMQKMSVGQPPAGRGAACLTCKGICTGFQPHSWRKACTQCHCSREDHAPSSDLEDDYKMGRLLADSKYAHLTAKVKGGDGLRVYKRNRMIITNPVVSRKDPTFNTITYDWAPPGLTQKLAMQYMELLPEERRPVAGTEGALYRRRQLMKQLPAYDQDPSQCHSLSEAEVKAMAQFVKSYKEDAMGVGEVALPGEGGTSKDSGGKQKNGKEQPNPEPTTNGTLEENGKKSEYHCSGCGQPAVLDSPVVYAERSGYERLWHPTCFVCAECNEALVDLVYFWRKDTLLCGRHYCQGLKPRCPGCDELIFSETCHQENAQTWHKEHFCCWQCGQNLRVQCNCTKKPQK